The following coding sequences lie in one Chelonoidis abingdonii isolate Lonesome George chromosome 6, CheloAbing_2.0, whole genome shotgun sequence genomic window:
- the RFK gene encoding riboflavin kinase has translation MAEKLELSSRSRLAPAPCPSLPHRRLGIQSRLVDCTAALLARRKSSSAQEGPAREPSLLVAVGVGSRASRPRSHRPCAGGRAASAAAMRHLPYFCRGEVVRGFGRGSKELGIPTANFSEQVVESFPSDISTGIYYGWACVGNGDVHKMVLSIGWNPYYKNVKKSVETHIIHAFKEDFYGEILSIIIIGYIRPEKNFDSLDALISAIQDDIEEANRKLDLPEHLKLKEDNFFHMSESKLINGH, from the exons ATGGCGGAGAAACTAGAACTTTCCAGTAGGTCGCGGCTCGCGCCCGCCCCCTGCCCATCCCTTCCGCACCGGCGTCTGGGAATTCAAAGCCGGCTAGTCGACTGCACAGCAGCCCTCCTCGCGCGGCGAAAGAGTAGCAGCGCTCAGGAGGGGCCCGCGCGGGAACCGTCGCTGCTGGTGGCCGTTGGGGTCGGTTCGCGAGCTAGCCGCCCTCGCTCCCATCGACCCTGCGCCGGCGGCCGGGCTGCTTCTGCCGCGGCCATGAGGCACCTGCCCTATTTCTGCCGGGGAGAGGTGGTGAGGGGCTTCGGCAGAGGCTCCAAGGAGCTGGGCATCCCCACCG CTAACTTTTCTGAGCAAGTCGTTGAAAGCTTTCCATCTGATATCTCCACTGGTATATACTATGGGTGGGCCTGTGTTGGAAATGGAGATGTGCATAAAATGGTTTTGAGCATAGGCTGGAACCCATACTACAAGAATGTAAAGAAATCAGTG GAAACGCACATCATCCACGCATTCAAAGAAGACTTTTACGGTGAAATTCTCAGTATAATCATTATTGGGTACATCAGACCAGAAAAAAACTTTGATTCCTTAG ATGCACTTATTTCAGCAATTCAAGATGACATTGAAGAGGCTAATAGAAAACTGGACTTGCCAGAACATCTGAAACTCAAAGAAGACAACTTCTTCCACATGTCAGAAAGCAAACTAATAAATGGCCATTAA